In Onychostoma macrolepis isolate SWU-2019 chromosome 14, ASM1243209v1, whole genome shotgun sequence, a single window of DNA contains:
- the slbp gene encoding histone RNA hairpin-binding protein isoform X1, with protein sequence MSAHQKHRYENDCKPDENRNKGASRWSHCRKRGADGSLRKSHEVEEPGKCSQSSRRPESFTTPESEGPVSRVKNWGDEVEAEEMRSNVRRDMHRYRRRILEADFPQRDRKISSGSSDSRDSRDSKESPAKGDIETDETTLVRRQKQINYGKNTLAYDRYIKEVPKHMREPGVHPKTPNKFKKYSRRSWDQQIKLWRVKLHAWDPPAEEGSNLQQIEEIDLGEIMDFELDVECSADTESQCPASSGASLSLAEDTFTGTPKKMMKIEDTEMS encoded by the exons ATGTCTGCCCATCAAAAACACAGATACGAAAACGATTGCAAACCTGATGAAAACAG GAACAAAGGCGCTTCAAGATGGTCCCATTGTAGGAAACGCGGTGCAGATGGTAGTCTGAGAAAATCTCACGAGGTTGAAGAGCCTGGCAAATGTTCACAGAGCTCACGCAGACCAGAAAG TTTCACAACCCCAGAGAGTGAGGGACCTGTGTCCAGAGTAAAAAACTGGGGAGATGAAGTAGAGGCAGAGGAAATGCGTTCAAATGTCCGACGTGATATGCATCG ATACAGAAGAAGGATTCTTGAAGCAGATTTTCCTCAAAGAGACAGAAAAATCTCATCTGGAAG TTCTGACTCCAGAGACTCGAGAGATTCCAAAGAATCTCCTGCTAAAGGTGACATCGAGACAGATGAGACCACTCTCGTAAGGAGACAAAAACAGATTAATTATGGGAAAAACACTCTCGCATATGATAGATACATTAAAGAAGTTCCCAA GCATATGAGAGAGCCTGGTGTTCATCCAAAGactccaaacaaattcaagaaGTACAGCCGACGCTCCTGGGACCAGCAGATTAAACTGTGGCGTGTCAAACTTCACGCATGGGATCCTCCTGCAGAAGAGGGAAGCAACCTGCAGCAGAT AGAAGAGATTGACCTTGGTGAGATAATGGACTTTGAGTTGGATGTGGAGTGTTCAGCGGATACTGAATCCCAGTGTCCAGCATCCAGTGGAGCATCGCTGTCTTTGGCAGAG
- the slbp gene encoding histone RNA hairpin-binding protein isoform X2, which produces MSAHQKHRYENDCKPDENRNKGASRWSHCRKRGADGSLRKSHEVEEPGKCSQSSRRPERYRRRILEADFPQRDRKISSGSSDSRDSRDSKESPAKGDIETDETTLVRRQKQINYGKNTLAYDRYIKEVPKHMREPGVHPKTPNKFKKYSRRSWDQQIKLWRVKLHAWDPPAEEGSNLQQIEEIDLGEIMDFELDVECSADTESQCPASSGASLSLAEDTFTGTPKKMMKIEDTEMS; this is translated from the exons ATGTCTGCCCATCAAAAACACAGATACGAAAACGATTGCAAACCTGATGAAAACAG GAACAAAGGCGCTTCAAGATGGTCCCATTGTAGGAAACGCGGTGCAGATGGTAGTCTGAGAAAATCTCACGAGGTTGAAGAGCCTGGCAAATGTTCACAGAGCTCACGCAGACCAGAAAG ATACAGAAGAAGGATTCTTGAAGCAGATTTTCCTCAAAGAGACAGAAAAATCTCATCTGGAAG TTCTGACTCCAGAGACTCGAGAGATTCCAAAGAATCTCCTGCTAAAGGTGACATCGAGACAGATGAGACCACTCTCGTAAGGAGACAAAAACAGATTAATTATGGGAAAAACACTCTCGCATATGATAGATACATTAAAGAAGTTCCCAA GCATATGAGAGAGCCTGGTGTTCATCCAAAGactccaaacaaattcaagaaGTACAGCCGACGCTCCTGGGACCAGCAGATTAAACTGTGGCGTGTCAAACTTCACGCATGGGATCCTCCTGCAGAAGAGGGAAGCAACCTGCAGCAGAT AGAAGAGATTGACCTTGGTGAGATAATGGACTTTGAGTTGGATGTGGAGTGTTCAGCGGATACTGAATCCCAGTGTCCAGCATCCAGTGGAGCATCGCTGTCTTTGGCAGAG